In Achromobacter xylosoxidans A8, a single window of DNA contains:
- a CDS encoding ABC transporter permease — translation MSASPTLATALPTASTRRHASFAARFARNRGAVAGATLLVLVAFLAAGAGWLYPADPLRIVGAPEIWPFESWRHPLGTDSMGRDIAAMIAHGARATLLIGLVAAATATLIGVSVGAAAAWAGGWIDEGLMRVAELFQIIPNVVFVLTVVSILGPRIEHITLAVGLVSWPPIARLTRAEFLSFKEREFVQACRALGMRPLRIVAAEILPNALPPVIVMSSLVVAGAILYESVVSFLGLGDPNIASWGRLVGEGRSLIRSSWYICAVPGVAIMLAVLSLNLVGDGLNDALNPKLQRR, via the coding sequence ATGTCTGCATCCCCTACCCTTGCTACTGCCCTGCCCACCGCATCCACGCGTCGCCACGCCTCGTTCGCGGCACGCTTTGCGCGCAACCGCGGCGCCGTCGCGGGCGCCACGCTGCTCGTGCTTGTTGCCTTCCTGGCTGCGGGCGCCGGCTGGCTTTACCCCGCCGATCCGCTACGCATCGTCGGCGCTCCCGAGATCTGGCCGTTCGAGTCCTGGCGCCATCCGCTGGGCACCGATTCCATGGGCCGCGACATCGCCGCCATGATTGCCCATGGCGCGCGCGCCACCTTGCTGATCGGCCTGGTGGCCGCGGCCACCGCCACCCTGATCGGCGTAAGCGTGGGCGCGGCCGCGGCCTGGGCCGGCGGCTGGATCGACGAAGGCCTGATGCGCGTGGCCGAACTGTTCCAGATCATCCCCAACGTGGTGTTCGTGCTGACGGTGGTGTCCATCCTGGGACCGCGCATCGAGCACATCACGCTGGCGGTCGGGCTGGTGTCGTGGCCGCCCATCGCCCGCCTGACCCGCGCCGAGTTCCTGTCCTTCAAGGAACGCGAGTTCGTGCAGGCCTGCCGCGCGCTGGGCATGAGGCCGTTGCGCATCGTCGCCGCCGAAATCCTGCCCAATGCCCTGCCGCCCGTGATCGTGATGTCTTCGCTGGTAGTGGCCGGCGCCATCCTCTACGAATCGGTCGTGTCCTTCCTGGGCCTGGGCGATCCCAACATCGCCAGCTGGGGCCGGCTGGTCGGCGAAGGCCGCAGCCTGATCCGCTCATCCTGGTACATCTGCGCCGTGCCGGGCGTGGCCATCATGCTGGCCGTGCTGTCGCTGAACCTGGTCGGTGACGGCCTGAACGACGCGCTCAATCCCAAGCTGCAAAGGCGTTGA
- a CDS encoding ABC transporter permease has translation MPIRLILRRLAQAVPLLLGVVVLNFALIQSVPGTFLDVMTAEQQVTDPALIERLRVTYGMDQPPAVQLLKYIGSVARGDLGYSYRHNLPVLDVILAHLPATLLLMGASLAIAVLVGMAAGIVSAVKVNTWWDSAVSVFAVLCFAAPSFWLGIMLIVLFSVKLGWFPVGGMVTIGLAGGAWRQALDVLHHLALPALALGLFYSAAYARVMRASMLEVSRMDFVRTAYAKGLTRSAVVLRHVLRNAFLPIVTLLGLQLGAVLGGSIVVEAVFSWPGIGAVLFDSVMSRNYPVVLGILVLSSFVVIIANIAVDLIYTRLDPRIKAA, from the coding sequence ATGCCGATCCGACTGATCTTGCGCCGACTGGCCCAGGCCGTGCCGCTGCTGCTGGGCGTGGTGGTGCTGAACTTCGCGCTCATCCAATCCGTGCCCGGCACCTTCCTGGACGTGATGACGGCCGAGCAGCAGGTCACCGATCCGGCGCTCATCGAGCGCCTGCGCGTGACCTACGGCATGGACCAGCCGCCCGCAGTTCAGCTGCTGAAGTACATAGGCTCGGTGGCGCGCGGCGACCTGGGCTATTCCTACCGCCACAACCTGCCGGTGCTGGACGTGATCCTCGCCCACCTGCCGGCCACGCTGCTGCTCATGGGCGCGAGCCTCGCCATCGCGGTGCTGGTGGGCATGGCGGCCGGCATCGTGTCGGCCGTCAAGGTCAACACCTGGTGGGACAGCGCCGTGTCGGTGTTCGCGGTGCTGTGCTTTGCCGCGCCCAGCTTCTGGCTGGGCATCATGCTGATCGTGCTGTTCTCGGTCAAGCTGGGCTGGTTTCCGGTGGGCGGCATGGTCACCATCGGCCTGGCCGGCGGCGCCTGGCGCCAGGCGCTGGACGTGCTGCATCACTTGGCGTTGCCGGCGCTGGCGCTGGGCCTGTTCTATTCCGCCGCCTATGCCCGCGTGATGCGCGCCTCGATGCTGGAAGTCAGCCGCATGGACTTCGTGCGCACCGCCTACGCCAAGGGGCTGACACGCAGCGCCGTGGTGCTGCGTCATGTGCTGCGCAACGCCTTCCTGCCCATCGTCACGCTGCTGGGCCTGCAATTGGGCGCGGTGCTGGGCGGCAGTATCGTAGTCGAAGCCGTGTTCAGCTGGCCCGGCATAGGCGCGGTGCTGTTCGACAGCGTCATGAGCCGCAACTATCCCGTGGTCCTGGGCATCCTGGTGCTCAGCTCCTTCGTGGTGATCATCGCCAATATCGCCGTCGACCTGATCTACACGCGGCTGGACCCGCGCATCAAGGCTGCCTGA
- a CDS encoding class I adenylate-forming enzyme family protein, with product MTHSLLNLGHLADPELSSDLPAIIDLRLPDAQLHYTHAQVRLLAGGVAAWLSARGLAPGSRIAIAALNRAEYLIAYFGIMRAGYVAVPINIKQSQENIDYVLRDAGIALALVDGPRRAAFEAKVPVLDFDDAGPQGFAAQIAPTDFGFVTPQADDIAQMLYTSGSTGKPKGVPLTHRGQLWALAATSGAVVAGAGTQERYLLAQPLFHMNGLFMAKRAFASNSLLVIQPSFDVAAYADALERYRISVLTAVPTMFARLVKDPALLQGRDLSALTRVMLGSAPMTVALLERIQRALPGVRVTHGYGTTEAGPAVFGPHPDGLPTPALALGYPLDPTQVRLADGPSPDQGVLLMKNPAVLAGYHNLPEKSAQVLKDGWYHSGDVLRRDADGFYYFVGRADDMFVCSGENIYPVEVEKLLESHPDVRQSCVVPLADEERGHIPVAFVVRRDGSRLHADALKRHALEHGPAYQHPRRIRFVHELPWAGTNKVDRNALLLAARELEAQHAWAQPETETA from the coding sequence ATGACGCATTCCCTGCTCAACCTGGGCCATCTGGCCGACCCCGAACTGTCTTCCGATCTGCCCGCCATCATCGACCTGCGCCTGCCCGACGCGCAGCTGCACTACACCCATGCCCAGGTCCGCCTGCTGGCGGGCGGCGTGGCCGCCTGGCTGTCCGCGCGCGGGCTGGCGCCGGGCAGCCGCATCGCCATCGCCGCGCTGAATCGGGCCGAGTACCTGATCGCGTACTTCGGCATCATGCGGGCCGGCTATGTGGCCGTGCCCATCAACATCAAGCAGTCGCAGGAGAACATCGACTATGTGCTGCGCGACGCCGGCATCGCGCTCGCACTGGTGGACGGCCCGCGCCGCGCCGCCTTCGAGGCCAAGGTGCCGGTACTGGACTTCGACGATGCCGGTCCCCAAGGCTTTGCCGCGCAGATCGCGCCCACGGACTTCGGCTTCGTCACGCCGCAGGCCGACGACATCGCTCAGATGCTGTACACCTCGGGCTCCACCGGCAAGCCCAAGGGCGTGCCGCTCACGCATCGCGGCCAGCTCTGGGCGCTGGCCGCCACCTCCGGCGCCGTCGTCGCCGGCGCCGGCACACAGGAACGCTATCTGCTGGCCCAGCCGCTATTCCACATGAACGGTCTGTTCATGGCCAAGCGCGCCTTCGCCAGCAACAGCCTGCTGGTGATCCAGCCTTCGTTCGACGTCGCCGCCTATGCCGACGCGCTGGAGCGCTACCGCATCTCCGTCCTTACCGCTGTCCCCACCATGTTCGCCCGGCTGGTGAAGGACCCGGCGCTGCTGCAAGGCCGCGACCTGTCGGCGCTGACGCGGGTCATGCTGGGCTCGGCCCCCATGACCGTGGCGCTGCTGGAACGCATCCAGCGCGCCCTGCCCGGCGTGCGCGTAACCCACGGCTACGGCACTACCGAGGCCGGCCCGGCAGTGTTCGGCCCGCATCCCGACGGCCTGCCCACGCCCGCGCTGGCGCTGGGCTACCCGCTGGATCCCACTCAGGTGCGGCTCGCTGACGGTCCCAGCCCGGACCAGGGCGTGCTGCTGATGAAGAACCCCGCCGTGCTCGCGGGCTATCACAACCTGCCGGAGAAGAGCGCCCAGGTGCTCAAGGACGGCTGGTACCACAGCGGCGACGTGCTGCGGCGCGACGCCGACGGCTTCTACTATTTCGTGGGCCGCGCCGACGACATGTTCGTCTGCTCCGGCGAAAACATCTATCCGGTCGAAGTCGAGAAGCTGCTGGAATCGCACCCCGACGTGCGCCAGAGTTGCGTGGTGCCGCTGGCCGACGAGGAACGCGGCCACATCCCCGTCGCCTTTGTCGTGCGCCGCGACGGCAGCCGGCTGCACGCCGACGCCCTCAAGCGCCACGCGCTCGAACACGGCCCGGCCTACCAGCACCCACGCCGCATCCGCTTCGTGCATGAACTGCCCTGGGCCGGCACCAACAAGGTCGACCGCAACGCGCTGCTGCTTGCCGCGCGCGAACTGGAAGCGCAACACGCGTGGGCCCAACCCGAAACGGAAACCGCATGA